A single Panthera uncia isolate 11264 chromosome E2 unlocalized genomic scaffold, Puncia_PCG_1.0 HiC_scaffold_19, whole genome shotgun sequence DNA region contains:
- the ZNF227 gene encoding zinc finger protein 227 isoform X3 — protein sequence MVENFENLLSVGHVPFKPDMMSQLEAEEKLWMMERETQRNGYSSENHVAVPSGSKNQKEMETLRKVALKYLSHEELSCWQIWKQVASDLTSCLQRKRSQLLHGDSVQVSENENNGMNPKAGSSSYTAGVSILRTQDSCGNTYPRESPEQSRGQQVDVKNNPSVCEAFMKQSLSDRISTGTEQKPYKYNECGKSICDGFSRHVPPGGDLFPCRECGKGFGHSSVLPLHNAHPGEKCSSRRPHLQALQRIRPREKHNKCHEPGNCFGKSAFHPHQSNHAGEKSYRCDSCGKGFSSSTGLIIHYRTHTGEKPYKCEECGKCFSQSSNFQCHQRVHTEEKPYKCEECGKGFGWSVNLRVHQRVHRGEKPYKCEECGKGFTQAAHYHIHQRVHTGEKPYKCDVCGKGFSHNSPLICHRRVHTGEKPYKCEACGKGFTRNTDLHIHFRVHTGEKPYKCKECGKGFSQASNLQVHQNVHTGEKRFKCETCGKGFSQSSKLQTHQRVHTGEKPYKCDVCGKDFSYSSNLKLHQVIHTGEKPYKCEECGKGFSWRSNLHAHQRVHSGEKPYKCKECDKSFSQAIDFRVHQRVHTGEKPYKCGVCGKGFSQSSGLQSHQRVHTGEKPYKCDVCGKGFRYSSQFIYHQRGHTGEKPYKCEQCGKGFGRSLNLRHHQRVHTGEKPHRCEECGKAFSLPSNLRVHLSVHIREKLFKCEECGKSFSQSSRLRAHQRVHTGEKPYKCDVCGKDFSHPSRLTYHQKVHTGKNR from the coding sequence GCAGCAAGAATCAAAAGGAGATGGAGACTCTTCGAAAAGTTGCATTAAAATACCTTTCACACGAAGAACTATCCTGCTGGCAGATCTGGAAGCAGGTGGCAAGTGATTTAACCAGCTGTCTTCAGAGGAAGCGTTCCCAGTTACTCCACGGTGATTCTGTTCAGGTTTCTGAAAACGAGAATAATGGAATGAATCCTAAAGCAGGTAGCTCCAGTTACACTGCAGGTGTATCTATTTTGAGAACTCAGGATTCTTGTGGGAATACCTACCCGCGTGAGTCACCGGAGCAGAGTAGAGGTCAGCAAGTTGATGTGAAAAATAACCCGAGTGTATGTGAGGCCTTCATGAAGCAATCACTTAGTGATCGTATTAGCACTGGCACAGAACAGAAACCCTATAAGTACAACGAATGCGGCAAAAGCATTTGCGACGGTTTCAGTCGACATGTACCCCCAGGAGGGGATCTCTTTCCGTGTCGTGAGTGTGGAAAGGGTTTCGGTCATAGCTCAGTGCTTCCACTTCACAACGCTCACCCAGGAGAGAAATGCTCCAGTCGGCGTCCACACCTGCAGGCTCTTCAGAGAATTCGCCCAAGAGAGAAACACAATAAATGTCACGAACCTGGCAATTGCTTCGGTAAGAGCGCTTTTCATCCTCATCAGTCTAACCACGCAGGGGAGAAGTCCTACAGATGTGACAGTTGTGGCAAGGGATTCAGTAGCAGCACAGGCCTTATCATTCATTACAGGACTCACACcggagagaaaccttacaaatgtgaAGAGTGCGGTAAGTGCTTTAGCCAGAGTTCGAATTTTCAATGCCATCAGAGGGTCCACACTGAAGAAAAACCATACAAATGTGAAGAGTGTGGTAAGGGCTTCGGCTGGAGTGTTAATCTCCGTGTTCATCAGAGGGTCCACAGGGGTGAGAAACCCTACAAATGTGAGGAGTGTGGTAAGGGCTTCACTCAGGCTGCACACTATCACATACACCAGAGGGTCCACACTGGGGAGAAGCCTTACAAATGTGACGTCTGTGGTAAGGGCTTCAGTCATAATTCACCGCTAATATGCCATCGGAGAgtccacactggagagaaaccatacAAATGTGAGGCGTGTGGGAAGGGCTTTACCCGTAATACCGATCTTCATATCCATTTCCGAgttcacacaggagagaaaccctacaAGTGTAAGGAGTGTGGGAAGGGCTTCAGTCAGGCTTCTAATCTTCAAGTCCATCAGAATGTCCACACTGGGGAGAAACGATTCAAATGTGAAACGTGTGGGAAGGGCTTCAGCCAGTCCTCAAAGCTTCAAACCCATCAGAGAgtccacactggagagaagccaTACAAATGTGATGTGTGTGGTAAGGACTTCAGTTACAGTTCAAATCTTAAACTGCACCAGGTaattcacactggagaaaaaccATATAAATGTGAGGAGTGCGGGAAGGGCTTCAGCTGGCGATCGAATCTTCATGCTCATCAGAGAGTCCActctggagagaaaccctataaatgCAAGGAGTGTGACAAAAGCTTCAGTCAGGCCATAGACTTTCGGGTACACCAGAGAgtccacactggagagaagccaTACAAATGTGGTGTATGTGGTAAGGGCTTCAGTCAGTCCTCTGGTCTCCAGTCCCATCAGAGGGTCCACACTGGGGAGAAGCCATACAAATGCGATGTCTGCGGAAAGGGTTTTAGATACAGTTCACAGTTCATATACCACCAGAGAGGCCACACCGGAGAAAAACCTTACAAATGTGAGCAGTGTGGGAAAGGCTTTGGGAGGAGCTTGAACCTTCGCCATCACCAGAGGGTccatacaggagagaaaccccATAGGTGTGAAGAGTGTGGAAAGGCCTTCAGTCTCCCCTCAAATCTTAGAGTCCATCTGAGCGTTCACATTAGGGAAAAACTATTTAAGTGTGAAGAGTGTGGTAAGAGCTTCAGTCAGAGTTCGCGTCTTCGGGCCCATCAGAGAGTCCACACTGGTGAGAAACCATACAAATGTGACGTATGTGGTAAGGACTTCAGTCACCCTTCACGTCTTACGTACCATCAGAAAGTCCACACTGGCAAGAATCGTTGA